Part of the Gemmatimonadota bacterium genome is shown below.
ACCTGCGCGCGCCGCGGCCCGGGCATCGTCGCACCGATCCAGGATGGCAGCGCGTCGCCGACTGCCCCCTTTCGTCTTTCTGAACGCGACCCGGAGTACCTCATGACCGCCACTATCACGCAGCCTGACCTCTCGACCGCGCACGACGCCTTCCCGATCCACGGGACCGACTACATCGAGTACTGGGTCGGCAACGCCAAGCAGTCGATGCTCTACTACTGCTACGCCTTCGGCTACGAGCTGATCGGCTATCGCGGCCCCGAAACCGGTGTCCGTGATCGCGCCTCGTATCTGCTGATGCAGGACAAGATCCGCCTGGTGCTCACCACGCCGATGGGGCCCGAGGGCGAGATCGCCGAGCACATCCACCGTCACGGCGACGGCGTCCGCGACATGGCGTTCTGGGTCGAGGATGCGCGCGCGGCCTACGCGGTGGCCATGGAGCGCGGCGCGGTCTCCGCCGGCGAGCCACGCGTCGAGCGGGACGAACATGGCGAGGTGATCATCGCCGGCATCCGCACCTACGGCGACACGATCCACTCGATCGTCGAGCGGCGCAACTACACCGGGCTCTTCCTGCCGGGGTTCGTCCCGATGACCTCGAGCTACCAGTCGAAGTCGACCGGCCTCAAGTACGTCGACCACTGCGTCGGCAATGTCGAGCTCGGCAAGATGAACAGCTGGGTCGAGTTCTATGAACGCGTCCTCGGTTTCACCAACATCCTGACCTTCGACGACAAGCAGATCACCACCGAATACTCGGCGCTGATGTCGAAGGTGATGAGCAACGGCAACGGACGCATCAAGTTCCCGATCAACGAGCCGGCCAGCGGGAAGAAGAAGTCGCAGATCGAGGAGTACCTGGACTTCTATCGCGGCCCGGGCGTGCAGCACGTCGCGATCGCCACCGACGACATCATCACCACGGTGCGCGATCTCCGCTCGCGCGGCATCGAGTTCCTGCGGGTGCCGGCCGCGTACTACGAGACGGTGCTCGACCGGGTGGGGAAGATCGACGAGGACATCGCGCCGCTGGCGGAGCTGGGCATCCTCGTGGATCGCGACGACGAGGGCTACCTGCTGCAGATCTTCACCAAGCCGGTGCAGGATCGCCCTACGCTCTTCTACGAGATCATCCAGCGGAAGGGCGCCAAGAGCTTCGGGGCCGGCAACTTCAAGGCGCTGTTCGAGGCGATCGAGCGCGAGCAGGACGCGCGGGGGAACCTCTAGCATGCCGATCTATCACCTGATGGGCGAGGTGCCCCGCAAGCGGCACACGGTCTTCCGGCGTCCCGATGGTGGGCTCTATGCCGAGGAGCTGATGGGGCACGAGGGGTTTGTCGGGACCGCTTCGCTACTGTACCACATTCACCCGCCCACCACCGTGCTCTCGGCGCGTCGGTTGCGGCCGATCGTCTGGGAGGCGGACGACGAGACCTCGCTGCGCCACCGCCACTGGCGCACGGCGCAGGCGCCAAAGGGTGGCTCCCTCGTGCTCGACCGCGTGCCGATGCTCTTCAACAGCGACATCGCCATGCTCTGGTCCGAGCCCGATGCCGCCGTCGAGCCGTTCTACCGGAACTCGCAGGCCGATGAAGTCGTCTACGTCGTCGAAGGGGAAGGGGTGCTAGCGTCGGCGTTCGGCATCCTCCCCTTCAAGCCGGGTGACTACGTCGTCATCCATCGCAATATCACCCATCAGTGGCGCTTCGACCGCAGCAAGGGCGCGCCGAAGTTGCTGGTCATGGAGAGCGCCGGGCACGTCCGCTTTCCGACCCGCTATCGCAACAACGTCGGCCAGCTGCTCGAAGGTGCACCGTATTCGGAGCGCGACATCCGCCGGCCGACGCACCTCGAGCCGATCGACGAGCGCGGCGAATTCCCGATCGTCGTGAAGCAGTACAAGGCGCTCAACGAACTGCTGCTCGACCACCACCCGTTCGACGTCGTCGGCTGGGACGGCCACTTCTATCCGTGGGCGTTCAACATCCACGACTTCGAGCCGATCGTCGGGCGCATTCACCAGCCGCCGCCGGTGCACCAGACCTTCCAGGGCGACGGCTTCGTGATCTGTTCGTTCTGCCCGCGGCCGTACGACTTCGACCCGAACGCCATCCCGGCGCCGTACAATCACAGCAACGTCGATTCCGACGAAGTGCTGTTCTACGCGTCGAGCGAGTTCATGAGCCGGAAGGGGATCGAATACGGCAGCGTCACGCACCATCCTGACGGCTTGCCGCACGGCCCGCATCCGGGCCGGGCCGAGGCCAGCATCGGGGCCACGCACACCAACGAGCTGGC
Proteins encoded:
- a CDS encoding homogentisate 1,2-dioxygenase: MPIYHLMGEVPRKRHTVFRRPDGGLYAEELMGHEGFVGTASLLYHIHPPTTVLSARRLRPIVWEADDETSLRHRHWRTAQAPKGGSLVLDRVPMLFNSDIAMLWSEPDAAVEPFYRNSQADEVVYVVEGEGVLASAFGILPFKPGDYVVIHRNITHQWRFDRSKGAPKLLVMESAGHVRFPTRYRNNVGQLLEGAPYSERDIRRPTHLEPIDERGEFPIVVKQYKALNELLLDHHPFDVVGWDGHFYPWAFNIHDFEPIVGRIHQPPPVHQTFQGDGFVICSFCPRPYDFDPNAIPAPYNHSNVDSDEVLFYASSEFMSRKGIEYGSVTHHPDGLPHGPHPGRAEASIGATHTNELAVMMDSFRALKIAKASQPFEDLNYHRSWVEQQHGAFNPPTS
- the hppD gene encoding 4-hydroxyphenylpyruvate dioxygenase, translating into MTATITQPDLSTAHDAFPIHGTDYIEYWVGNAKQSMLYYCYAFGYELIGYRGPETGVRDRASYLLMQDKIRLVLTTPMGPEGEIAEHIHRHGDGVRDMAFWVEDARAAYAVAMERGAVSAGEPRVERDEHGEVIIAGIRTYGDTIHSIVERRNYTGLFLPGFVPMTSSYQSKSTGLKYVDHCVGNVELGKMNSWVEFYERVLGFTNILTFDDKQITTEYSALMSKVMSNGNGRIKFPINEPASGKKKSQIEEYLDFYRGPGVQHVAIATDDIITTVRDLRSRGIEFLRVPAAYYETVLDRVGKIDEDIAPLAELGILVDRDDEGYLLQIFTKPVQDRPTLFYEIIQRKGAKSFGAGNFKALFEAIEREQDARGNL